From a region of the Salvia miltiorrhiza cultivar Shanhuang (shh) unplaced genomic scaffold, IMPLAD_Smil_shh original_scaffold_478, whole genome shotgun sequence genome:
- the LOC131004966 gene encoding beta-galactosidase 10: MLMARPHTPVLFFFIFFFCIPSLSFGAYNVSYDSRSLIIDGRRQLLISAAIHYPRSVPAMWPGLVELAKEGGINTIETYVFWNGHELSPNNYYFGGRYDLVRFCKTVQEAGMYLILRIGPFVAAEWNFGGVPVWLHYVPGTVFRTDNEPFKYYMKKFMTFIVEKMKKNKLFASQGGPIILAQVENEYGFYESAYGEAGKRYTIWAANMSVSQSTGVPWIMCQQFDPPDTVIDTCNSFYCDQFKPISPNKPKFWTENWPGWFKTFGASDPHRPPEDVAFSVARFFQKGGSLQNYYMYHGGTNFGRTAGGPFITTSYDYDAPIDEYGLARCPKWGHLKELHRSIKLCEHALLNGEPKTQSLGPLQEVDVYEDSSGACAAIISNMDDKNGTTVMFQNTTYYLPAWSVSILPDCKNVVFNTAKVGSQTSFVEMIPTDLQPSATALNKNLKGPQWDVFKEKAGIWDGADFTKNGLVDHINTTKDTTDYLWYTTSFLVDETDESFRNGRSPMILVESKGHAMHVFINQKLEASGSGNGTVPRFKIRSPITLKAGKNEIALLSMTVGLQNAGAFYEWVGAGPTSVKIVGIKNGTVNLSNSKWAYKIGLRGELLRIYDTNHLNSVNWESTLRPPKHQPLTWYKALVDSPPGQEPVGLDMIHMGKGLAWLNGNEIGRYWPRKASPHEKCVQQCDYRGRFMPNKCNTGCGEATQRWYHVPRSWFKPSGNVLVIFEEKGGDPSKIRFSTRKVSSLCAHIAEDHPSFDVEHLQIRSIEEYKKKASVSLKCPTSKRISAVKFASFGDPVGRCGTYAVGGCHDPNSVSVVQKVCLNKEECELELSQDNFDINLCPNVAKRLAVEVLCS, from the exons ATGTTGATGGCGCGCCCACATACTCCTgtactcttcttcttcatcttcttcttctgcaTTCCATCTCTCTCTTTTGGTGCTTACAATGTCAGCTACGACAGCCGCTCCCTCATCATCGACGGCCGCCGCCAGCTACTCATTTCAGCCGCCATCCACTATCCTCGCAGCGTACCCGCT ATGTGGCCGGGATTAGTAGAGTTGGCAAAGGAAGGAGGGATTAATACCATCGAAACGTATGTTTTCTGGAATGGCCATGAGCTCTCCCCGAACAAT TACTATTTTGGGGGAAGGTATGATCTGGTCAGATTTTGCAAGACTGTTCAAGAGGCAGGCATGTATTTGATTCTTCGGATTGGTCCATTTGTGGCAGCGGAATGGAACTTTGG CGGCGTACCTGTTTGGTTGCACTATGTGCCGGGAACTGTCTTTCGAACTGACAACGAGCCTTTCAAG TATTACATGAAGAAGTTCATGACATTCATTGtggaaaagatgaagaaaaataaactttttgCATCTCAAGGGGGGCCTATTATATTGGCACAG GTGGAAAATGAATATGGATTTTATGAGTCTGCTTATGGAGAAGCAGGAAAAAGGTACACCATATGGGCCGCTAACATGTCTGTTTCTCAAAGCACCGGTGTACCTTGGATTATGTGCCAGCAGTTCGATCCTCCTGATACTGTG ATTGACACATGCAATTCATTTTATTGCGACCAATTCAAACCAATCTCTCCTAATAAGCCTAAATTTTGGACTGAAAATTGGCCTGGATG GTTTAAAACATTTGGAGCAAGTGATCCTCATAGACCTCCTGAAGATGTGGCTTTCTCGGTCGCACGTTTTTTCCAGAAAGGAGGAAGCCTTCAAAACTATTACATG TATCATGGTGGAACAAACTTTGGACGCACTGCAGGTGGACCATTCATTACCACAAGTTATGACTATGATGCACCAATTGATGAATATG GATTGGCTAGATGTCCGAAATGGGGGCATCTTAAAGAGCTTCATAGATCTATAAAGTTATGTGAGCATGCATTGCTAAATGGAGAGCCAAAGACTCAATCACTAGGACCCTTACAAGAG GTTGATGTATATGAAGATTCATCAGGAGCTTGTGCTGCTATTATTTCTAATATGGATGATAAAAATGGCACAACAGTAATGTTCCAAAATACTACATATTACCTGCCAGCATGGTCGGTTAGCATTTTACCGGACTGCAAAAATGTAGTTTTTAACACTGCAAAG GTTGGTTCTCAAACATCCTTCGTTGAGATGATACCAACAGATTTGCAGCCATCAGCAACAGCTCTTAATAAAAACTTGAAAGGTCCTCAATGGGATGTATTTAAAGAGAAGGCTGGAATTTGGGATGGTGCAGATTTTACAAAGAATGGATTGGTAGACCACATTAACACTACAAAAGATACTACGGACTACCTATGGTATACAACAAG TTTTCTTGTTGATGAGACTGACGAGTCATTCAGAAATGGTAGAAGTCCAATGATTTTAGTTGAATCGAAGGGCCATGCTATGCATGTTTTCATCAATCAAAAACTTGAAG CTAGTGGGTCAGGAAATGGCACGGTGCCACGCTTCAAAATCAGAAGTCCTATTACTCTCAAAGCTGGCAAGAACGAAATTGCTTTATTAAGCATGACTGTTGGCCTACAG AATGCAGGAGCCTTCTATGAGTGGGTTGGAGCTGGTCCTACCAGTGTCAAAATTGTGGGGATAAAGAATGGGACGGTGAACTTGTCCAACAGTAAGTGGGCCTATAAG ATAGGTTTGCGAGGAGAACTTTTAAGGATATACGATACAAATCATTTGAATTCTGTAAATTGGGAATCTACTTTAAGACCACCTAAACATCAGCCCCTAACATGGTACAAG GCTTTGGTGGATTCCCCACCTGGCCAAGAGCCTGTTGGACTTGATATGATTCACATGGGTAAAGGGCTAGCTTGGTTAAATGGAAATGAAATCGGAAGATATTGGCCACGAAAGGCCTCCCCACATGAAAAATGTGTCCAACAATGCGACTATAGAGGAAGATTTATGCCTAACAAATGTaatacaggttgtggagaaGCAACACAAAGGTG GTACCATGTACCAAGATCTTGGTTCAAACCATCAGGTAATGTGTTGGTGATCTTTGAGGAAAAAGGCGGAGACCCTTCAAAGATTCGCTTCTCAACAAGAAAAGTCTCAAGTCTATGTGCGCATATTGCTGAAGACCATCCTTCGTTTGATGTGGAACACTTGCAAATAAGGTCAATTGAGGAGTACAAAAAGAAAGCAAGTGTTAGCTTGAAATGCCCGACGAGCAAAAGAATCTCTGCTGTGAAATTTGCAAGTTTTGGAGATCCAGTTGGAAGATGTGGAACATATGCTGTGGGAGGGTGTCATGATCCTAATTCAGTATCCGTCGTGCAAAAG GTTTGCTTAAACAAGGAAGAGTGCGAATTGGAATTAAGCCAAGATAATTTTGATATCAACTTATGTCCCAATGTGGCCAAGAGGCTTGCTGTTGAGGTACTCTGTAGCTGA